In Vespa velutina chromosome 1, iVesVel2.1, whole genome shotgun sequence, the genomic stretch aagaaatttatctcTACTCTGTAACAAATGctctttttatgattattatatcccTTTCCGctaagtaaatattttcatcataaaatgcaatatcatatataatagacTAAAATCCAAAAAAATGGGATGTTCAAGAtacagaaaattttaaatataatttcattataattacagGTTATTTATGGATGGTGGGTACCAAACTCGATCTGTGGCTTAACAACGTTTATCAGTGCCTTGTCTACACAGGTATTCCCAGAAACTAAAGACTTAAAGTTATATGAGACTATGGATGACTTTTTTTCAAGATGTAAAGCCAATCCCAGAGaacaaatatcttttaaaaatagtataatatacattctacttataaaattgaatattgtCAAAAAGCCTACTTCTACGATGACCacttaagaaaaatgaaaagcaaTTCCATGATACATTTGTCCACTTCGTATAGAATACATGCTTTCAATGTCCCCTCGGAATTTTTTGagctatatgtatgtacagcttaaaatttatgaaaatatgtactataatgttttataatccatgaagaaaaattatacggAATGCAggaatatacattaatattccCTTTTaactttcatataataaaGCACTTCTACAATTTAACAGCTTAACAATGAAAAGTGTATAAAGTTAAAGCCTTTcttgatttaaattatttttcctcatTAATTATAAGTTCTTATAGTACGTATGCCTTAAAAAGGAattctattttccttctatATTAATTTAGGTTTATCTACATATTGTTTTCCATGATGAATGATGGTTGCAAAAGTTCCTGCAACCATAGCACCCcaaaataacatataaagCAAAACTTCTGTAGTATATCGAGAGGGAAGAATTATATGTGCAACAAGCATTGATGATGCAACCAACAAAACTAATGGGAATGTAGCGTATCGCCAATTTCGTTCAGATTCCAAGGGACATTGAATCAAAGTACATTCGCCATCTTGCACGATATAGCGACCTAAGAATAGCTCCAGTGAATCctgtagaaatatataaattaatattaaaccgACAATATTGAATGAATTACGCACCTGTCGATAACCATCGgcaaagttatttttatagtatcttgttaatgaatttataCCATCTCTAAATGCACCCAATTTTGTACGTTTACCGGTTCGTGTAAAATCCGTTTTTAATGCACCTGTACCAGAATATTGTATACTTACAATATCTGCATTATCAGCCCATacctaaaataataaaacaatagttttctatttctaatgtatgattttatatttaatacctgcttaaaaagattttcaaaagaagGATGATCTTCAATCTTCCGTAATACTTCCAACTTCGTTAATACTTCATTCAAAACTCTTTTCGCTAACATACTTTGAACAACGTTAGTACGATCAAGACAGTCGATACAATTTGTACGGAAAACACCATCTTGCACAGAAAGCAGTAATCCGTCTCTTGTGAGAAGAAAATAACTCATTTGTTCCTGATCGTGAGCTAATCGGTCCATCAAAATGTTTAATCGATCCCATCTTAATCTTCTACATTCCGCATGAAAATCGAAAGCCTCATATCGTAcgttttgattattaattctcTGAACAACATCGTGAtatgatttttctaatatagCTTCTGGTCCATGATGATCAATctgtaaaatgatatatatttctttagatgaaaatgatacacataaatttaatatctcttAACTTACCAAATTTActaaaatttgttttccatAATGGAAAATCTGAGAATCAAAATGCCTAGCACATGCAGTCTGATGATCTTCATGAACACTTAACTGGGGCTTAggtttatatttcaaatttggaGCTTGATACCAAAACAAAGGTATGGAACCTCGCGTTTGTACAAAAGAACTACGATATCCATTTACTTCGATTAACTGTTCTGTTtctacataattagaaacatttcCAGTAGAATCTATACCACGCGAAAAAAGTCTTGTACCAGCACGATGTATACTGCGCCTTGAAACTATACCCCAATTGAATGCAATACTATTGACAACAACAGTGTTCAATGATATAACTATTGATATTGAATgtcaagaaatatattaatcaaatcaATATTCAGAATATTAATCAAATCAATATGTCAGAATAATCATagacaatgaaattaatgtaaaaaagattactactacatttaaaaaatgtaaatcttAAAAAGGATACATCCATGTATAATGGGCAGgcaaaatttgtataattcgATCCTTGCTGTTAAATCTTGCAAAAGGTAAGCATTCCATACAAATCGAAGGTCTGCTCTATCATAAAGTGTCATCTAAATAAAATCGTAGAGacattaatacaaatttcaaataCATAGACACAAACTATTGGAATATCCATATAGTAGTACCAACCTGTAGAAATTCAGGTGTGGTATTATGAAGCCTTTGGATAGTGTGACTGAGATCGTATGTATAACTAAAGTAAAAGTAAGGTGTATTTAAAACAGATTTAACCATTTCTAAATATGTGGCATTATTCTGTACTTGTTTTTCACTCAAATGTAAAGACGATCTTGAATATGGTATCACATCTGtggaaacaattttataaatttgttgaCCTGCTATTGTTCCAATCATTAGCGCATCTGTAATTACTATGAGATAACGACACGCTAAGAGACGGATAGATCCTACTATGCCCCATATTTTTCTACGACTCGCAGTAGGTGGTATTAGGCTGGCTGTACCAActaagaacagaaagaaatttatctaaCAACATAATTttaagtaatacaatatgtagAATCTAACTTACCTTGAGTATAAACTTGTTGACTTACTCTATCGACTACAAGTAATACTTTAATACCAGCTGGCTCAACATAAAATTTCTCTGGCGTAgcatatctaaaaaaaaatgaaatatggataagtttttatatacatatataagctTAAGGACTTAGGTGATACCTTGTATAAgaatttaagaaatttaacaaaattatattaagattGAAATACTTACAAATATAAGTTATCATACAGATCAGTACTTAACTTCATATTGCGTGAAATGTGTAGTgctaaattataaatttatgcaAACCTCGGAAAAAagatcgttaaataaaatgaattataatcgtGTTGTAACTCGTAATCGATTACACAAATAAAACTATGAGAATGGTAACAGAAATATGCCTAAAAAACGTATTGacaatttattagaaatttattgtcAATTTAATTTTGCAACTAACATTATTTGTCAGAATTACAACACAATGACCACTATAGTTAGGTTACGGTTGATTTTCTTACGCAGAACTATCTCGATGCACTGATGTCTTTCGTGATTGGCTAATGTTAAAGTGCTTACTCAATCCGTGaatgtaaaatgaaatacttaataattatagttttgtaaaaaaatgctcaaataattaaaaatattataattatagttataatattataattatatggcTAAACGTTGTAAATCTGTGAAcggttatatattatattaaaatctcttatttttgatcattaaaattgaaaattcacgtataaaaatatatttttcacaacaaaatttatgaatatttcacCTAATTCTATAATTTAAGATTTCCActactataaaatattacgatatagACATTAACTTGATTTTGATGTAAACAGGAATTTAGTTGGCTTCCAATCTTAAACTGAAAAAATAGTTAGTGCATTTGCATAAACAGTATATCTGATAAGAATagtctatttttataaaatttagcaaaatacatcgaatatatacattttatacgtaatataagaTTGTACTATTTATAGCAATACACAAAAAATCTACGTTCTTATTGGCCggatagaaataattgaacTCCAGCGTCCTTGTTTAATTTGCTATCCAGTGCATTATTGGAGTGATTGAACGTCATTGCTTGATCAAACATACATGATAGTATTTCCACCATTTTTTGTaggaatattttcatcgaattttgtcaataaaattgaataattacgTAGTAAAACTAccaatttaatttgttaagGATTGAATAAGGTaagctttttatatttttattgtaattattgttttaaaagTATTACAAATCTGATAATTGtcatgaatttcttttatcattaatataccCTACATTTAACCTTTGCTCATAAGAtcatttataatgtaatatttaattatcacgtttttctctttttataatctaACTACTTggttgaataaattttattatttacctaataaaatttatcattatgcAAACTTgctgtaaataattaattttaagtttatttacttaaagtcttaaattataaatattccataattttattaatttatgatatattatagattcacatttatttttttaactggttgtttttctataataaatctGTATATTAGTTAacttctattaaaaatataaactttttcatGATTTCAGATGGAGCCGATAAATGTCGTTGTAACTGGGGCTGCTGGCCAAATTgcttattctttattatatcatatttcatCCGGATCAATTTTTGGTCCAGAACAACCAATTAATcttaaattattagatattccACCAATGATGAAAGTTTTAGATGGAGTAATTATGGAACTTGAGGATTTGGCGCTTCCTCTTATTAGAGGTAAATCaactaaattataattttctttaataactattttcttattttccagaacattactattattatattcatgttAAAGTTAAATACTTTATAGACAGTTaacatattacataataaaaaatggtatatataatataatatattatatacaatgtaatactttaatatattgatattaatcatttttactaTTACTCTACAAGTTAAATATATGAACAAGAAAGCAGACTTGAACTTGGCTGTATAATGGaaaattactttcttcttAGAGGTTTAACAAAatgtaaaacaataaatataaagttaataagaatacaattaaatataatgctATAAACAATTTGGTTTACAGAAATTGTACCAACAACTGATCCAGTTGTAGCTTTCAATGACGTAGCAGCTGCTTTCTTAGTTGGCTCCATGCCACGAAAAGAAGGAATGGAACGCAAAGATCTTTTAGCTGCCAATGTTGAGATTTTCAAGGTACAAGGTGAAGCTCTAAACAAATACGCACGTAAAGATGTAAAAGTGTTGGTTGTTGGAAACCCAGCTAATACAAATGCCCTTATATGTGCACATTACGCAACATCTattccaaaagaaaatttctcagCTATGACTAGATTAGATCAAAATCGAGCACAAGCTGCTTTAGCAATTCGATTAGGTGTTCAGGTAAACTAAGATTCCTGAcagagatattatttttttaatctacgaTGAATATATTTCAACAGTCTTGATTCTACAATCTATAGGttgataaagtaaaaaatgttattatttggGGCAATCATAGCTCAACTCAATATCCTGATGCAACGCATGCTACTGTAAACTTCGGGGAGTCTTCTAAAAGTATACCATCTGTAATAAATGATAACGATTGGTTAGATACTACTTTTGTAGAAACGATTCAAAAACGCGGTGCTGCTGTAATTGCAGCAAGAAAAATGTCATCTGCCATGTCAGCAGCTAAGGCTGCAGCAGATCATATGAAAGATTGGTGGGTAGGAACGAAACCAGGTGAATGGGTGAGCATGGGTGTTGTTTCAGATGGAAGCTATGGTATAGCAAAAAacattgttttctcttttcctgttaccataaaagataaacaataCAAGATTGTCCAAgtacgtattatttatataatctttcaaTCATTGTAACTGCAATTTTCCATTATATTAAGCACATTCtacattatattactttttaaaaattgattgtaccttttaattgaaataaaaattatttattactttgcAGGGACTTCCAATGAGTGAATTTGCTCAATATAAACTAAAAATCACAGCCCGGGAATTGGAAGAGGAGTACAAAGAAGCAAATAACATCCTTCAGAATTGACTAGAATCTGGAGAAGATTATACTTTGGAAAAGAAACCATCTATACCAGCGAAGTTATAAGAAATACCTAATTTGttgtatatagataatatataaggaGATATgggaataattatatttcttattgttaAAGAATGATAATTTACCATTGAGGGAatcaatattacaaatatcagtaaaaattatgaaaataaaaattcaaatttgatttgataatcattgttttaaatattactttacatTTATAGAGAAACTTTTTCTATGTAATGTAAGTGTAAGCCACCAGATTTAATCGagcataataaaattgaattattgaaaaatgtttctgGAAGTTTTactatacaattatatttataatacttggAAGCTAGTAATAATTCTGCGCGTTTAAAAAGTTACAATACAACTGAAAATCCGTAAAATCATTAACATGTAGCTTTGTCtaattcattcataattaattatagatccaataaaaatgtaaactttaaacgaaatatatacttcataatgttttttttttttttttttcttttattcttctccccaagattcaataataatttatattacagtaATAGTAACTATTCTTCATGTCAATATTTTCACTCACCTTTTCtgacaattatattatttttatatctttttccctAAACACTATTATTACAATCATACTGATTTTTGCCTacaaatagaattattttgtgAGCATTAAGTAGCATATTGTACAAAGATGCAGAGTGCTTGGTTTTACAAAGTTTCTATAACGCTCgcattaaaatcaaattatgtACTTGGTTCGCTTTGTTttgcaaatttaatttctGATGATACTTAagttttaaagatataataacCGTCTAATAAAGACACTTTGTTAGAAGGACAGACGTTTAGATGCTTTAATAATTGGTCTGGATGCTGAAAAACATCACTTtgatagtgataataataataacttagcATTTCTGCAGATAATTTTGATTTCCATCATTTTATGTGATACTAATGCTTTATTACGACTGAAGtattttcataaagaaaatataaattttctttgaaattgcATCTCATATGAATCATTTTCCAAGCACAACAATATTTCACAAAAGACGGTACGAACATTTGTTCTAAATTTAAGGAACTGTAAAGTTCTTGTTCCATAAAAACAGCAAATACACTTGAAAACACTCGCAAATATTACGTTTTATGGGAAAATACGTTCTCTCATGTTGGACAAAACTTGCAATATGCTGTACGTTAAATACCTGGAACAGACTGGAATAAACTATtgtttatgtataaaatataaatttgttgcTTCTCTTgtaataactaatatataataaattaacagaTCCTTTTATGTTACAAATAGAACATAATATTACCTAATAATTCGTCTGCTAAAGTGCGCAGACAtcgtgtaaaatataattagttCGATAAATTCTTGTTGTTTAAATTTATGGAACCGTAAATGAGGGCccagataaaaaatatttgacgtTACCAAACGAGATTGATGAAACAGTTAGAGATgcaatacatttttcttattacacgATTGTGTAAATTACCAATGACTAGTAAACATGTAATATAAGcgatataaatcattaaagaGAGCTAATATCACTCACTATGCGGTACACGATAAATAtaggatttaattaaatatttcgtttatatagTTACGTGAATAAGCCCTCTTGTGAACAAATTTAACAGTACCTTATACTGCTGAACATTCAATTCTATGATTCTTAATTTTGTATTCTAATAAGTGAGAATCCTtttgacatacatatatatatatatagaaagagtatAATGTAAACACAATATTTCCGTTCCAGGTTACGTACATCATTATCACTtacaattgtattatttttcattggacACGGTTTGACGTAATGGTCAAATAACATTTAAAGGCCGTACTGAGTTTTCATATCTAAATTGCACATTTGAATCTGCCAAATAAGTTCAAATCGCGCAGTTAGCGAACGAGTATTTCTTTTTGCTATAAAATAGTTTCTTGTTTGAGCAGAAACATTTAATTCAAGTGGAACCCTCTTTCCCTGGTAGCAGCCAATAATCgttctttcaaaatttcttcTGTAGGATATTCTGgcaattttaaataatgtacgCAAGTATTAACGGAAGGATAACCGCCAGATCCAGCATCTACTTTGCGTACAACCGTTAATCTAGGATGCAAATTACATAAGCCCCCTGGAGGTAATGCTGAACATCCAGTAGCAAATTGTAGGAAAGCTTTCCTCTCTGAACCAGTTAGTGATACTAGTACATTGACAAATCGTTGGAATCCAGGACTacaagggaaaaaataaattgatattaagaTACTAATAGAtgacagaaaataaaaaatattaaaatgttactATTTACCTTTCTCTTGTATAACCAAGTTTTGGTTCTGTATAATTAAGCAAATCTTCTCTAGTCCACTGTGGATTTTGTTCACCGCACAACATAGCTCTCACTTCTTCTGGACTGAAGGCATGTAATTTTTCCATAGGAAAAACTTTAGAGAAGCCAGATTTAAATGCTTCAAGTTGTCTGCAAATGCCTCGGTCCAAACAATAAGCGTTTGTTAAATCAGCATATTCTTTAGCATTCTCAACAGTTACAGGAATCTCCGATCCTCCTTCTATTAATTCCACCTGATCATGTTGGAAAACTCTCGAACTTGGAGAATATGTCATAGTCAAAGCCAAATCTTCGATAGCTACTGATGTTCCAGATGGATGAGTGATGCATAATGATGTTTCTTCATCGGCAGAACTGCGTCCATCAGAAAGTGTCCTATCACGTTTGGccattctatttaatatttcttttaagaaaTCACCTCTCACTGGATCGACAACAACGAGATCTTCAATATCCAATAGACCACTATACCATGGAGAAGGTTCTAATGTCGAATAAGCTGCGTCAGCCTCACCTTCCTCTGAGATGAAACTACTCGACATACTAGACGACATGCTTTCTTGTGTAACACCAGTCAAAccgattttttcatttacattatttgtaatatcacCACGACACATTAGCTTTAAGAAGGGACGAGATAACGGTAGATCGACTAATCTATTATCTTGGAGAACTTTCGCCAAAAATACACCAAGGAACCAAAAATATCTGACAGCACGATCACAAGCTGTAGAATCTTGAGGTAGAGGGGCAGGAAATAATCCACTAGGACGTACAACATAATATCCAGCTGGACGCACCTGCTCTCCAGAGACACATGTTTGTTGATTATCACATGATTCCTCGTCGTCGCATAGCCAAAGGCTTAAATCTTTACGTTGTAATTCTGCTGCAACTAGTGCAAAAAATTCCAAGGTTGGTCCCAAGCCAGTACCTTCCTCACCAACAAACTCTACCTCTAATATGCTCTTGCGGCTTGCATGTACCTatgttaaacaataataataaattattttataatcatatttaaataaaatttgttatagtTCTAACAAGTTAATATCAAGCATATACGATATTATACCTTTAATACTTGTTCAGCCCAGTCTAATAATTTCTCTCCCCTTGGTACACTGACTCTTTCGTGTTTAAGTCTACCCACGCGAAATTCATGACTGTCATCACGTCGTGGACTTAATCCGGGTGCTCTCTGCCTTTCAAGAACAGCATCTCTTTGTGTTTGCAACCAAACAATAGATCTAGATGCACCGAATGCAGTGCAACTAAAGTATAATCGCCTAGTCTCAAAAGGTAACAAAAAAGGACAGCTTCTTGCTAATTCTTCACACCAATTTGGTAATGCACCAGCAGCTAAAGCCAATGGATCCTGAATTTGTTGTACTActttgtttgttattttttttgagGTAAAATCATCTGGATGTACCCAGCACATTGTATCCTCTGATTCTACGATGTCTGATACGTTGTTTCTACCATCATCACGAGTAGTACTCAAGACAAACACATGTCTTAACAATTGTAAAACATCTTCTACCGTACATGCATTTGTATTTTGTGTAGAATTACGAGAATACAGCGTTACAATTGGGGTCGCTCTACCAGATGATTCTTCTTCTCTGGcctctttatatattatactgtaaataaaaatattattaaattctcgagaacaaaatatcatcgaaaattatttaatattcttcatAGGTTATTAGATATAAACCTAATATAGCTGCTGGGTAGATAATtgttaatacaatttatatcaaacaaataaaatgttttaaaaataaatagccATATTACGTGTATGTTGGTTCCCatattcttcttaatttttcttgacGACTCCCTAATTCTGTTAACTGCATCAGTTCTTGAACTGCTTGGAAGATACTGGCGTGTGGTTCTAAAAGTGGTAATTCTACGTCTGGTATTCCTGGAAGTCCTGGACCTTTTAATCTTAATGAGAGTCTAGGCATTGGTAATGATCCAACTCGCGTACTTGTTTGCGTTTCACTACCAGGTGGTGGAACTTCCAAATCTGTTGTCTATTTACATCatgttataatattgtataatgtaTCTTATTAAGCAactaaaatgataaatagcaatgaaaagagagaacttACTTGATTTATATTAGTTCTACCGGGTCTTGGGTCAAAAGCAGGAATGAGAGCAGAGAATTGACGTTTTAGAACAAATTCATCGTCCCATGCGCGTCTCTTACTGCTTTGTGGTGCTTCTTCTTCCATGAACGCTGCTAATAAATTACGACTGACCATAACTTCTTCATATTCTCCTTCACAACCAtcaccttcttcttcattttcttcatcatcttcctacattttacaatttacaattaaGCATAAGACgcatatttgtattaaatgttattgaaaattctttcACTTACTTCTTgatcattttcatcattatcttcctcttcttctaatACACCATCTTCGTCATCCTCTAATTCAGTAAGAAGTGTAGGACCACCAGTAGTTCTACCGCCACCTGCACTAGAGCTTGCAACTCCACTGCAGGACTCCAAAAAATCTTCGAGACTAACCTGAAGCCACAACTGCTCATTACATTAAGGAGAAAGGTGTCATCTAAGTTATTTTTAGCTTTTACAttgttacaataattttttaataactaatttgcgataataacgatgttaattCGAAACAGATTAGTTTTTACCTGTTCACTATCACTACTTGTGCTCGTAAGTGACATAGTAAGTGCTTGTCCTAATCCTGCTCCAGTCGTTGTTGTAACTCCACTACCAGCGACTTGACTACTACTGGTTAAACTTGGATAACTCTGAGCAGTGCTAAGTAAACCACCAGGGAAATTAGGACTTAGTGCCAATCGAACAAGGCTTGAAACCGAGTTGGGTCCACGTGGATTAGAACCAGTATTAGAGTTAGAAGCTATATGCTGTCCACCTGTAGGCCCTGAAACAATTGGTGCTTAAATGACGATAGCATAGcttgtaaattatttcttataattgaataaacaTAAACTatttgctattatcgtttgttataaatattacataattttatatatgatatagatCACAAACAAAACATGCTTAcatgcattattatttataaactgACCTAACGTTCGCCTTCTAGCCATTGCAGCAAACGTTTCCAGTAAGCCGGTGGCGGCCGCTGGTTCCAAAGTATTGTTAGTGTCAGAGCAAGCAAGATTGGGCACAGACACAGACATAGGATTCGTAACCACTACAGGACAACCTCCTGTAGTATTTTGGGCAGATGAGCTAGCTTCTTTGTCCCGGTTGCATTCTTTACCAGCTAATTGGAGAATAAAACTGAACTTCATGAGTACTCACAATTTCACAGGATGAAGACGAGAAAATTGACAATTGATGTAATTCGGATTATGTTTCTTTGTTCATTTCATATTAtgtaaaacgtaaaaaagaagtagGTATGCTAATGAACTTCCAAAAGTTGGACTGTCTTGTATTTGtcgtatattaaataagaaagaatgaaaaaaaaacataccaTCCGTGATACCAGGATGATGTCTTGGCACAGGCTTAATTCTAAGTGAATTTTCATCTGTCTCTCCAGATACACTGATCCGAACAGGCACCAAACCAAGCAATTCACCACTCAGAAAgctatttgtattattacgcAATCTATCAGCTCCTTCTCTCATACGATCTAGTACTTCTGCAGCTTCCAAACTCAATAATCCTCCACCAGGCTAAAATATTACAtcgtaaataacaatataatatttcatatccaATTACTATGTATTGCCGTAACAATATAACATCATAATATAAGTTTTATACCTTATTTCCTCGAACAGCAGCAAATAATGATTTTGAACTACTAGAAGCAcgattactattactatttgcTGGACAATCCGTGTTAAGAGCAAGACTTTCGACAATAGTAGCTAAATCACTTGTAACTGTAGTATCGGGCCTTGGATGTAATACAACGGAAAGTTCTCCTGTTGAATTTGCTCCACCTTCGCCAGTTACAGCTACTACTGCTTCGGCACGAGCAACTGATAATACGCTTTCTGCTATCGATTCAGCTGCTTGCTATTTGCATTAAATAATTCTACTTTTAAtcaaattctatataattctatatattctatatatttctagAAAGTCTACTATTTAGTTACGAATATTTGATCAAAGTTATGTTATACCTTAGCTGCAAGATTGTCAGCACTCGCTGCTTGATCAGTTGATGCTACTGAGCCACGTATAGCTGTATCAGTACAATCAGGTAAACTAGGAGTACTACTAGATTTTCTTCCTGTTAATACTCCTCCACCACTTTTACCTTTTGCTCCACCATCCACGTCTATACAAGTACCAACTAATCTTAAGTCGTATTTGCCTTCTGCTCCCATTCTATATGAATTAGAGCCACCATGGTCCCATGTTACGTCTATCCAACCATTGTGAAGTTCTCCTGTAACTGTACCTTCGcctgatttaaaaaaaaaaaagaaaaaaagaaaaaaaaaacgttagtCTGTATAGATTTCATATCaagaataatatacaaaatata encodes the following:
- the LOC124947291 gene encoding phosphatidylinositol-3-phosphatase SAC1 isoform X1, whose translation is MKLSTDLYDNLYLYATPEKFYVEPAGIKVLLVVDRVSQQVYTQVGTASLIPPTASRRKIWGIVGSIRLLACRYLIVITDALMIGTIAGQQIYKIVSTDVIPYSRSSLHLSEKQVQNNATYLEMVKSVLNTPYFYFSYTYDLSHTIQRLHNTTPEFLQMTLYDRADLRFVWNAYLLQDLTARIELYKFCLPIIHGFISLNTVVVNSIAFNWGIVSRRSIHRAGTRLFSRGIDSTGNVSNYVETEQLIEVNGYRSSFVQTRGSIPLFWYQAPNLKYKPKPQLSVHEDHQTACARHFDSQIFHYGKQILVNLIDHHGPEAILEKSYHDVVQRINNQNVRYEAFDFHAECRRLRWDRLNILMDRLAHDQEQMSYFLLTRDGLLLSVQDGVFRTNCIDCLDRTNVVQSMLAKRVLNEVLTKLEVLRKIEDHPSFENLFKQVWADNADIVSIQYSGTGALKTDFTRTGKRTKLGAFRDGINSLTRYYKNNFADGYRQDSLELFLGRYIVQDGECTLIQCPLESERNWRYATFPLVLLVASSMLVAHIILPSRYTTEVLLYMLFWGAMVAGTFATIIHHGKQYVDKPKLI
- the LOC124947291 gene encoding phosphatidylinositol-3-phosphatase SAC1 isoform X3; protein product: MGHSRIYPSLSVSLSHSNYRCANDWNNSSYTYDLSHTIQRLHNTTPEFLQMTLYDRADLRFVWNAYLLQDLTARIELYKFCLPIIHGFISLNTVVVNSIAFNWGIVSRRSIHRAGTRLFSRGIDSTGNVSNYVETEQLIEVNGYRSSFVQTRGSIPLFWYQAPNLKYKPKPQLSVHEDHQTACARHFDSQIFHYGKQILVNLIDHHGPEAILEKSYHDVVQRINNQNVRYEAFDFHAECRRLRWDRLNILMDRLAHDQEQMSYFLLTRDGLLLSVQDGVFRTNCIDCLDRTNVVQSMLAKRVLNEVLTKLEVLRKIEDHPSFENLFKQVWADNADIVSIQYSGTGALKTDFTRTGKRTKLGAFRDGINSLTRYYKNNFADGYRQDSLELFLGRYIVQDGECTLIQCPLESERNWRYATFPLVLLVASSMLVAHIILPSRYTTEVLLYMLFWGAMVAGTFATIIHHGKQYVDKPKLI
- the LOC124947291 gene encoding phosphatidylinositol-3-phosphatase SAC1 isoform X2, with product MGHSRIYPSLSVSLSHNVIPYSRSSLHLSEKQVQNNATYLEMVKSVLNTPYFYFSYTYDLSHTIQRLHNTTPEFLQMTLYDRADLRFVWNAYLLQDLTARIELYKFCLPIIHGFISLNTVVVNSIAFNWGIVSRRSIHRAGTRLFSRGIDSTGNVSNYVETEQLIEVNGYRSSFVQTRGSIPLFWYQAPNLKYKPKPQLSVHEDHQTACARHFDSQIFHYGKQILVNLIDHHGPEAILEKSYHDVVQRINNQNVRYEAFDFHAECRRLRWDRLNILMDRLAHDQEQMSYFLLTRDGLLLSVQDGVFRTNCIDCLDRTNVVQSMLAKRVLNEVLTKLEVLRKIEDHPSFENLFKQVWADNADIVSIQYSGTGALKTDFTRTGKRTKLGAFRDGINSLTRYYKNNFADGYRQDSLELFLGRYIVQDGECTLIQCPLESERNWRYATFPLVLLVASSMLVAHIILPSRYTTEVLLYMLFWGAMVAGTFATIIHHGKQYVDKPKLI
- the LOC124947327 gene encoding malate dehydrogenase, cytoplasmic, producing MEPINVVVTGAAGQIAYSLLYHISSGSIFGPEQPINLKLLDIPPMMKVLDGVIMELEDLALPLIREIVPTTDPVVAFNDVAAAFLVGSMPRKEGMERKDLLAANVEIFKVQGEALNKYARKDVKVLVVGNPANTNALICAHYATSIPKENFSAMTRLDQNRAQAALAIRLGVQVDKVKNVIIWGNHSSTQYPDATHATVNFGESSKSIPSVINDNDWLDTTFVETIQKRGAAVIAARKMSSAMSAAKAAADHMKDWWVGTKPGEWVSMGVVSDGSYGIAKNIVFSFPVTIKDKQYKIVQGLPMSEFAQYKLKITARELEEEYKEANNILQN